The Triticum urartu cultivar G1812 chromosome 5, Tu2.1, whole genome shotgun sequence genome contains the following window.
aaaaaccattttcagctcttcgaacatctcatatgctccgtgtctctcaaaacgcttttggagccccggttctaagctgtaaagcatgccgcactgaacgagggagtaatcatcagcacgtgtctgccaagcgtttaTAACGTCTTGTTccgcagggagaacaggtgcgtcacctaccggtgcttctaggacataatctttctttgCAGCTGTGAGGATGATCCCCAGGtttcggacccagtccgtataattgctgccatcgtctttcagcttggttttctctaggaacgcgttgaagttgaggacaacgttggccatttgatctacaagacatattgtaaatattttagactaagttcataataattaagttcatctatttaatgaactcccactcagatagacatccctccagtcatctaagtataacatgatccgagttaactaggccgtgtccgatcatcacgtgagacggactagtcaacatcggtgaacatcttcatgttgatcgtatcttctatacgactcatgctcgacctttcagtcttctgtgttccgaggccatgtctgtacatgctagactcgtcaagtcaacctaagtgtttgcatgtgtaaatctgtcttacacccgttgtatgtgaacgttggaatctatcacacccgatcatctcgtggtgcttcgaaacaacgaactgtcgcaacggcgcacagttagggggaacactttattgaaattattatgagggatcatcttatttattaCCGTCGTTCTaaataaacaagatgcaaaaacatgataaacatcaaatgcaatcaaataataatagtgacatgatatggccaatatcacatagctcctttgatctccatcttggagctccatgatcatcttgtcaccggcatgacaccatgatctccatcatcgtgtctccatgaagttgctcgccaactattacttctactactatggctaacacgtttagcaataaagtaaagtaatttacatggcgtttctcaatgacacgcaggtcatacaaaaaataaagacaactcctatggctcctgccggttgtcatactcatcgacatgcaagtcgtgattcctattacaatagcatgaacatctcatacatcacatatatatcattcatcattcatcacaacctttggccatatcacatcacaaaacacttgctgcaaaaacaagttagacgtcctctaattgttgttgcaagttttacgtggctgcaatagggttctagtaagaacgttttcttacctacgtgaaagccccAACGTGATTTGttaacttctatttacccttcataaggacccttttcatcgaatccgctccaactaaagtgggagagacagacaccctccagccaccttatgcaactagtgcatgtcagtcggtggaactggtctcacgtaagcgtacgtgtaaggttggtccgggccgcttcatcccacaatactgctgaagcaaaataagactagtagcggcaagaaagttgacaacatctacgcccacaacaaattgtgttctactcgtgcaaagagaactacgcatagacctagctcatgatgccactgttggggaacgttgcagaaaaaaaaaaattcctacgtttcaccaagatccatctatgagttcatctagcaacgagtgatcagattgcatctacatacctttgtagatcacgcgcggaagcgttcaaagaacggggatgaggaagtcgtactcgacgtgatccaaatcaccggagatcctagcgccgaacggacggcacctccgtgttcaacacacgtacggtcagcgtgacgtctcctccttcttgatccagcaaggggggaggagaggttgatgaagatccagcagcacgacggcgtggtggtggatgcagggcgtcacagtagcagggcttcgccgttcttctgcaagaggaggaggtgtagcaggggagagggaggcgccaagagtcaagggtacagctgcccctccctcccccctttatataggctccccaagggggggcggcggccaagggtggagtggcccccaaggcaagtggggcgccccccaccctagggtttccaaccctgggcgcagggggtgggccaaggggggcgcaccagcccactatgggctggttcccctccccacttcagcccatggggccctccgggatcggtggtcccacccggtggacccccgggacccatccggtggtcccggtacaatactagtgacccccgaaactctcccgatggccgaaactgcacttcctatatataattcttcacctccggaccattccggaactcctcgtgacatccgggatctcatccgggactccgaacaactttcgggttacttcatattcatatctctacaaccctagcgtcaccgaaccttaagtgtgtagaccctacgggttcgggtgacatgtagacatgaccgagatggctctccggtcaataaccaacagcgggatctggatacccatgttggctcccacatgctcctcgatgatctcatcggatgaaccacgatgtcgaggattcaagcaaccccgtatacaattccctttgtcaatcggtacgttacttgcccgagattcgatcgtcggtatcccaatacctcgttcaatctcgttaccggcaagtcactttacccgtaccgtaatgcatgatcccgtgaccagacacttggtcactttgagctcattatgatgatgcattaccgagtgggcccagagatacctctccgtcatacggagtgacaaatcccagtcttgatccgtgtcaacccaacagatactttcgaagatacccgtagtatacctttatagtcatacaattacgttgtgacgtttggtacacccaaagcattcctacggtatccgggagttacacgatctcgtggtctaaggaaaagatacttgacattggaaaaactctagcaaacgaactatacgatcttgtgctatgtttaggattgggtcttgtccatcacatcattctcctaatgatgtgatctcgttatcaatgacatccaatgtccatagtcaggaaaccatgactgtttgttgatcaacgagctagtcaactagaggcttactagggacatgttggtgtctatgtattcacacatgtattacgatttccggataacacaattatagcatgaataaaagaaaattatcatgaacaaggaaatataataataatccttttattattgcctctagggcatatttccaacaacagGGTGATCATCCGTCGTAGAGAAAGTAGTCGAAGAAGACAGACGAACATCGAGGATTTAGTCGAACTTGAGCAAGTCGTCATGTCGAGACGCTATCCAAAATCCTTATCGCCCCTCATCCGGTGCAGGTTCTCAGGGGCGGGTTTTAGAGGCCTACTCACCCAGGCGGTTGTGCACACAGTCGTCGGGGATGGTGTCGCTGGAGAAGCACCTCAGCACAGAGGAACTCAgcaggtgtgtgtgtgtgtgtgtctgttcTATTTGTGTAGTCTTTTATGTGTAGACTCTCTCCTCTGCATCTTCTCTCCATAGAAGGAACGTGTGAGGAGAGTGAAGAGATGCGACTGACAATGTGGTGGAAGAACCCTACAGATTGAAAACGTGTCCACAATGAGCTTGGGCATTGACACGTACGGCTATAACAAAGCAGCGCACCGCCGAGCAAAAATTAGTTCTTCCAGCAAGATGCAGAACATAAGTCGCGAATACGAACTAGATTCACAAAATGTGACACGCGCGCGTTGCGTGACGTGACGTGACTGAGTGAGTGAGTGAGCGTGTGTTAGTGCTCTCTTTTGTCGTGATATAAGGAGTAGTAGAACAACACAACTTCTTATAATAATATTTCTTCCACTCCACTAgcagtatagtactaaacttacaCATTTGGCATGCAACTCAAATTGGCCTTTGAGATTTCAAAATTTTAACTGGGCCAAGGTACAAGATTTAGTGGGCCGAGCCCCATAAAATCTAACAACCTTCACTAGATCTCATAGGCAATTTGGATTGCATTGTTCCAATTGTATTGCTTGATATATCAGCAGTTCAGTGGAGACCTATTAAAATTGAGCTTCACCTAGACAAGCAGCTACACTTGTCtacaactgaacaatggactaaTGCCTTGAATTGTCTGTCTTGCGCGAAGAAGTTTCACTGAATGTCATTAGTGGTACATGGCTGCCAGGGCTACCCCGCCATGGTGGATTGTATAAGTCATACTCCTGGCCTTTCACGAGCTTACTAAAGATTACTTGATCACATGGATTGTGGCCAACATTCTGACTCGcataggtgtgttcttcaaagACTGTTGCTGAAGATATAACCCTACGGTATGACCCGCCTGTTCAGGGCCGAGTTATCCGGTGGCGGCTTGAAGAATAAATTCAACAGATAGGCCGCGATGATCAAGAGGCCCAAGGCCTGAAAGGAAACTCATGAAGCAGGCCGGCTCGTGGCCCAGTGCCTGGAGCGCCGGCTCACAGAGAAGGTCCAAGAAGAGGAGCGTTCCCTGACACAGGAAGCAAGACCCACCCCGGAGAGAAGACCCGGTCTGGAATCCGACTTGTAGTAGGAAATATACTAGTTGTAGTTCtactaggactctacatgtaagccGCCCCCTTCAACtcatataaggaggggcaggacACCCTAAAAGGAACAGGTGAGGGGAGACAGACAAGTCTTAGATAAGATCAAAGTAGATGCTCACGGTTATTTGCCGATCTCAAGTGATAAACATGGACCGTGCATTCCTTCTAATCGGGATTTTCATGTACTCTACATGTAATATCATTGTCATGTACTCTAACAGTATACACACCACACATTTTTCTATAAAAGAACAGTGGACACACCTGTGATATCACCGTCAAACATTTAATACTATGATTTGATGGGTAGAATAATCAATTTTCATTATTTCATGACAACGCACAGACATTTAGCTAGTGTAATGAAACTTGTAAAATAAATATATTTTCGAAATTTGTATCCATGGGCATCAACGTTACTATCTTTATCCACACGATGATGGAAGCAAAACAAACTTGCACGCATTCCTGAACGAACGGGCGGACAGACAACTTTTGCATCCAGCCCCTCGGCTTTACCCCTTTTCTCCCGCCCTCGCAACCACCTCCCCTCACCTGTCCTGCCGAGAGTCTCTTCTCTTCTCGTCTCTCGTCGCCTCCCGAGTCTCCGGCGACCACGCCAACTAGACGGCCATGGAGCAAGGCGCCGACTCCGCGGCGGCGAGGCGGATGGCCAGGGTCGCCTCCCACCTCCGCCCGCCCACCTCGCAGGCACGAACCCACAACCACCCCTTCCTCCCTCTGCTCTGTTACTGCCGTCTCAGCTCAGATTTGGTCGGAGCGAGATCCTGCCCAGACCCAGAGGGGGAGCGCCAGTTCTTCCCCTGATTAGCTCTCGCcgccggccgtggcggcatccgctGCTCCCTCCCCGCAGCGCTTCTGCGCGTAGCTGCTTAGCCTGGCCGCATCCGTTCTTTCCATGATCCTTGTATACTTCGGAATTAGCGATCCATTGACCAGGAATCGACTGTCGAGTAGCCTTGTCTAAATCTGAGTTGAATCTGCAAGGTTCGAGTTGCTGCTTCGGGAAGCCTAATAATAGACACCATCACAGTTCTTGTGTACAGCAAACACTGAAGTAAGGTCCATTGGATTTGGTATTACAGATGCAGCAATTACTAGAAGTAGTATTACAAGCATTAGCAAGTTGATAAACACGCCCGTTTTTACTAGAAAAACATACGATGATGGGATGCAATTTGGAACTACTGCCTGCTATTCTCTGATTCTGGCAGTTGAAACCTGTATATTTAGTGAGCATCAAGTAGATCTCCTAGCGACTACAATCACGATATCTTATTATGATGCTTTCAGGCCAGTGTTGCTATCTAGCTGTTGGGAAATTTAGAATCATCTGAATTATTCTTAGCTGGTGTTTTTGTCAGACAACTTCCTAAATTTAGCTCTTAAACTTAGTTAAACCTGTGGAACTGTCGTGGTTGGCCAATGCATAAAAGGTATCGTCCACTCCAGAATCAGCTTCTACTAGGCTAAATTTTCTCTTTCCTTATTTTGAAGATGGAGGAGGTGGCCATCTTGAAGGGCTCTGATTGCCGTGCAAAAGGTGCGGCACCAGGGTTCAAGGTCGCAGTCCTGGGTGCATCTGGTGGGATTGGCCAGCCGCTCTCGCTGCTCATGAAGATGAACCCTCTTGTTTCGGTGCTCCATTTATATGATGTTGTCAACACACCTGGTGTCACAGCTGACATTAGCCACATGAACACCGGTGCTGTGGTATGCTCCTTGACCCTGTCTTTATGTCCTGTTTCTGCGAAGTTGCTCACTGAAAATTGATTCTGAAAGGATAATGTAGTTGCATGTTGGTAGACCTCTAGTACAGTTGCTCTCCATGTGATCCGTGTAGGTTTTGTTTAGAGGAAATGAATTACTGAAGGAATGTATGTCTTCTCTACTGTCCTTTTAGCTCGTATGGtagtttttttttgcggggtagcAAAGGGATCTCTTCCCCGATTTCCATTAAAGAAACCAATCGAGGTACATACAGTAGAGGTTTGGAAATTAGCATTAGCCAGCTGGTTGTTTCTGTGTTACAATCTTATAATCCATAACTCAGCAAACAAGTAGCCAATTTCCAGTGGCATCATGCATTGTTCTTAAAGTCATGAGATCTCCGAAGAATATATGAAGTGTCTGATCATTCAGTAATAATTGTGGATTTAaatctgaaaacaataaataatgTTGCAAGGAAAACATATAACCTACTTGAATTTTATGTAACAGGCAGATATTTGATTGGCATAATATTAATAGCTGTCCACATATCTTTGTCCGCCCTAGCCTATGCATACAATTATCGCCTGATTCTTGAACCTTAAAGGTTATCTGATCATTGGGTGTAATTATGCTAAGGTATAATTTCTACAGGTGCGTGGCTTCTTGGGTCAGTCACAATTGGAAAGTGCTCTTACTGGAATGGATCTTGTGATCATTCCTGCTGGCATTCCTCGGAAACCTGGGATGACAAGGGATGATTTGTTCAACATCAATGCTGGGATTGTTCGGACTCTTTGTGAGGGAATTGCAAAATGCTGCCCAAATGTGATTGTGAATGTGATCAGTAACCCTGTAAATTCTACCGTTCCGATCGCTGCTGAAGTATTTAAAAAAGCTGGAACATATGATCCTAAGCGCCTATTGGGGGTGACAACACTTGATGTAGTGAGAGCCAATACCTTTGTGGTATGTACTTAAAAATTGTTTGCCATATTGCCCAATCATATTGCTAGTTTCTATATGGACAGGTTCTCAAATTCCTATTCCTGTCATTCTCTGTCTACAGGGAGAGGTTCTTGGACTTGACCCCAGAGATGTCAATGTTCCTGTTGTTGGTGGGCATGCAGGAGTTACGATATTACCACTCCTTTCACAGGTTATTAGCACTTGCAGCTGCTTCAAATTTTGAACCATATATGTAGCTGAAAAATTGTTTCCATCTGATGGAACTAGTACTTACTCTgttcattttttatttttcttcatgGAACTTTGTTGTTTTTGTAGGTGAATCCTCCCTGCTCGTTTACCTCAGAAGAAATTAGTTATCTCACTTCTCGCATACAGAATGGTGGGACAGAAGTAGTTGAGGTATGGTTTCCCTTATCATCTAATGCCATATCTTGTACGCACAGTGGGGGGGATAAAAGTCAATTTAAAAGTTTCTTTTGCAATTGCTCTCTCTGAACAGTGGCTTAGTGACGAAGTAATAgttttgtactccctccggtccatAATAAGTGTCACAGTTTTGAACAAAGGTTGAACTAACCTTAGTTCAAAGctgcgacacttattttggatcggAGGGAGAATTAGCTATGAATACTGTATTGCGTCCGATTGCAAGAGCTAGAATGTTCTTACGAATCAAACACATCATTAATCTGAACTCACAGCAGAACTGGGGATCTGCAATAGATTGGAAAAGAAGCAAGGAGAAAGAAAGAAGGCGGAGATAAGTCCAGGGAGGACTGAAATTCTATCTCAATGCCTTTACAGACTTAGTCCTCTCCTTTATGTTGCTGAAAGCTTGGATCGACACTTTGTTCAAACATGACTAACTCAATTGATAACGTCCCTCCTGTAGTAGCAGTACAGCTCAAACATTCTTCAGATATCTCTCATTGCATTTGTCTTCAGAGTCCGGCATGCTGGTTTGCAGTTCTTCAGCTTATAGTTAGCAAAGCTGAATAAGATCTGACGAGCTATGTTTTGAGAACATAAGAGTTAGAGCTCAGTAGATGTGAGATGGATATGTGAAATTACCAAATTCCTTGTGTTCTATAATAGACAAAGATGCACATATTAGTTTATTTAAGAGCTTCACAGTGTTGACAACAAAGGTCAATTATCAGGTGCATGTTAACTGTTAAGTTGAGCAGAAACCTTCTTTTACACAATACTTTTACCCATGTAGGGGGGGCCCTGTACTAATTTCTAGTGCTAGTTGCGGACACATGTTCTGGTTTGGTGGCTGCCTGACGGTCAATACATTTTCGTAAGCTGTTGGCTGGCCAGCCAGTGTTTGACCAGTGTTGGTGCTGTGTTGTAGAGGAACCATGACCACTGCTGTAGTACATGTTAATGCAATGACCTTCCTTTCTGACTACCCAAATTCATTTCAGGCGAAAGCAGGAGCAGGATCCGCGACTCTTTCCATGGTTGGTCTCCATGAGCTCATACGTGCATCATCACTGTTCTGTGCATTTTCAAATGATGGATCCAGTAACACTACATTTTTTTTCCTTCTCAGGCCTACGCAGCAGCCAAATTCGCGGACGCGTGCCTGAGAGGGCTGCGCGGCGACGCCGGGATAGTGGAGTGCTCTTACATAGCCTCCCAGGTCACTCTCCCTCTTTCTCTCCTTAGCTCAATTCTTAACTAAACTAATCCTCGCGAAACAGCGGTTCTGATTCGCGAATCTCATTCCGATTCCGCGCCCTGAAGGTGACGGAGCTGCCCTTCTTCGCGTCCAAGGTGCGGCTGGGCCGGTCGGGCGTCGAGGAGGTCCTGCCGCTCGGCCCGCTGAACGAGTTTGAGAGGTCTGCAGCTGAATTTTCATACATAGATAACCTAGGAGGCTGGGAAGGATTATTTGTCTGTGTCGCCCAAACTGCTTTGCCATGCCGAGCTCACCTACGATGCAACGCCCTGTCTTCTCTTTTACGCGTGCAGGGCGGGGCTGGAGAAGGCCAAGGGCGAGCTGGCCGAGAGCATCCACAAGGGCGTCGCCTTCGCCAACAAGTGAAGTGAAGAGAAGAGGAGAGAAATCTTTCGCCGGATGGAACGCTCGAAGCCCCAGCATAGAAATCTGAGATGCCTCTTGCTTCCTCGGAGCAACGGTCGCCGTGTCATTGTCTCATCTCCCTGTAATAAATAACAATGAAAGAAGTGTATTTATACCCGTATATACGACGCGGACAACCCGATGTTTACGGCTGTATAATTGAATAAATAAAACACGGCAGATCTGATGATTGATTATAATAATAATGATGATTAACCCGATAATAAATAAAACACGGCAAAAGTTCAAGTTGGCTCGCTCTCTCTTGTGCCATTCCTTGTTCTCTTGCTGATGATTAACCCGATGTCACCTGGGTCGGCCCAATGGGCAGGCGACACGTGTCCCCATCAGCCCAACCCCTCCTGGTGCGCTCCCCAGACCGCTCTGCGAGTCCCACGGCATATTCGCCAGTTGTTCCATCTCCGTGCCCCTTACACGCGGGCCCCGGGGAGGACCGCCCGCCCGGCGGCCCCACCCGCAGCGAGACGCGGCGTCCCGTGTGCTCGTCAGAAACAAGCGGCGGCCCCGTTTGCATCCGCATCGTGGCTATAAGAAAGCAGGGGCCGTCCACCCGTACAGCGAACCCCCGACCCCTCTCGCCCTCCTCTCGATTCGATCTCGGCTTCCTCTCCAAGCCACGCGAGACCAGAGCTCCGGCCATGGCCGCCACGATCCAGTCCGTGAAGGCCCGCCAGATCTTCGACAGCCGCGGCAACCCCACCGTCGAGGTACGCACCCGCCCCGCCAATCTCCCCGATCTGTGCACCGTCGGTCCGGCTCGGCTCGATCTGGTAGCGGTAGCGGGTACCGCGCTCGTGCGTGCGTTCGTAGCAGCAGCCGGGCTTCGATTGCGCGGCCGATCTGGTCTGGTTCGCCCGCGGGGCTTGGGCTGGGGTTTCTGCGGAGCAGGGCGTAGGGTTTCTGACGGGCTCCTCTCGTGTGACCGTGACCGAGGGGTTTTGGGTAGGTGAGCAGCCGGTACGATGTAAATTGCCCTCGGCtagatttttttttttttttgggggggggggggggggggttgggtcACGCTAGATTCCACTCGAGGTGGTGGTTTCTGCAGTCAGATCCTGTGGCGCGTGCAATTTTCATCTTGCCTgcttgccatccattcatggttgTAACCACGGATCGGTTTGTCGTCATGCTTATGCTCCGTTTGTGCTTGCTGAAAGGCGGAAGCTAGTTGGAAAAGCCGGATTCTCATAGTCCACCTCAAAGGCAACCGCATCCTGCTTACTATCTGCAATGTATAGCTTATGGTC
Protein-coding sequences here:
- the LOC125506937 gene encoding malate dehydrogenase, glyoxysomal encodes the protein MEQGADSAAARRMARVASHLRPPTSQMEEVAILKGSDCRAKGAAPGFKVAVLGASGGIGQPLSLLMKMNPLVSVLHLYDVVNTPGVTADISHMNTGAVVRGFLGQSQLESALTGMDLVIIPAGIPRKPGMTRDDLFNINAGIVRTLCEGIAKCCPNVIVNVISNPVNSTVPIAAEVFKKAGTYDPKRLLGVTTLDVVRANTFVGEVLGLDPRDVNVPVVGGHAGVTILPLLSQVNPPCSFTSEEISYLTSRIQNGGTEVVEAKAGAGSATLSMAYAAAKFADACLRGLRGDAGIVECSYIASQVTELPFFASKVRLGRSGVEEVLPLGPLNEFERAGLEKAKGELAESIHKGVAFANK